CTCCAAAGGCTGGCTCGGTGTTCATAAAAAGCGCTAGATCGGGAATCCTTGCTACTGATCAGAACCTGCCCGGACACGGAAGGAAGCTTCACGCAACCTTTCGATGTAACTGGGAGATTATAAGAGATCTTCCGGTCATCGTCTCTAAATACGACACGCAGATTCAAAGCTGACAGTCGGGTCTCTGATTGAGCCTCGAAGTCCGATATCCTGAGGTACTTGCCTTTTTGTACCTCCTCTTTGGCCACTCCACAGTCCAGCGCCAATGATTCTGCTTGATTGCTCAGCCTGTAACAGCCCTGCATCGACATTGCTAGACCGGAAAGTATCACAAGCGGGATCAGACAGCGCAGCAGCATAAATGCTCCAACTCAGAAAAGTCCTCCTCAATATTCCAATAAATGTGCCAGGGATCGGGAACCGCGAAGAGAGACTTCGAAATTTTGATCTTAAATAATTTATTTAACACACTGATTTTGATGCTAAATTTTCGTGCATTTCCCATCATTTGATGACGCCAGGTTTGATGCTTAATTCCCTCGAGCGAATCGCAAAATAGCCGATAGAGATCAATCTTGCGACGACTATTCCGCTCAACAAGGGATCCAGCCATGCAAAGTTCCCATAAGCTTTCAAGGGTCATTTACTGTCTTTTGTTAGGAACTCTGCTGTCCTGCAGCAATGAAACAAGACCAAATCCAGATCAAGTCACACGCCGTGCAGCCGAAGCTGTGCAGGCCCCTGTGCCGAATACGGGCGACCCTGCCAGCAATGAAAGCCCTCAGACCACTACGCAGGATCCTGGAAGCCCTGCATCGCCAGTCGCCCCTCAAGGCCAGGCGCCGACCATGGCGACGAACGTGGCAGCCACTGGGAAGGTCGTCGTTGACTTTACCCCTGTCGCCCCCGTCCCTGCCGGGCGATACGCGCCGTCCAACATCATGGCTGTCTTTGTCACCGATGCGAATAACACTCTGGTTCGAACGCTGTTCGCAACGCCGAGCGGCCCCAGAGCCATGTATCTCAGGCGCTGGCAAAAGCTGACGGGAACTCAGCTCGATGGTTTCACAGGCGCTACGCTGACCGCAGTCGCCAAGCCACCAGTGGACAAGCTCTCTTGGGATATGAAGAATCGTGCGGGAGTGATCGTACCGAATGGGAACTACAAGCTGTGGTTTGAAATCGCCACGGACAATATCCCCGCATTGGCAGCAGACGTGACCAATGCGGCTCTATCGAACGCTCTTCCCATCGATACAGCGCGTGGCTATAAGAACCTGATCGTTCCGATCGTTGTGGGACCGGCTGGCAGCAATAAAACGGACACAACGAATCAGGCTTTCACCAATGTTTCCATTGTGCACACACCTTAAGCATTATCCTTCAACTTGATATCCGACCGCCGCCGCTGAGTTTCCAGCCACTTGCTCAGGAGTTTGTTCATCTCCTCCTGGCGAAGCTGGTTCTCAAGCTGCGGCTTCAGCTTCACGTATTCATCGCTTCCCGAGAACTCACGCTTGGCGACGTAGAAAATCGAATAGCCCATGGGCGTTTCGATGGGCCGGGTGTAGCGGCCTTCTTCGAGTTCACGGATGGCGTTTTGGAAAAGTGGTGCAAGGTCTTTCAGGAAGACCTGGGGCATCAGTCCACCGTTCTCGCGGGCGGATTCGTTGTCGGAATAGATCTTCACAGCTTTCTCGAAAGGCATGCCGCCTTCGATTTCCTGATAGACTTTTTCCACGAGCTGCTTTTTACCGGCTTTCACAGCATCCACCGCACCGGGAGGAACGGCGATCTGCAGCTGACGCAGGGTCAGGCGAATGTTTTCCGCCATCGTTCCCGAGTTGCGCAGATAAAAACTCTGCACATCGCGATCGGTGATCTTCACCTGGGGCAGGATTTCACGGCCCTGGAATTGATTGATGATCATCTGGGTGCGGAAGTCTTCCCGATACTGGTCATAGGTCATTCCCTGCTGGCCCAGAGCTTCCATCAGCTGCTCGCGCGTCAGGTTACGACGGGCGAGGAAACTTTTGATCTCCTCGTTCAAGGCTTCCTCGGTGACTTCGATATCGAGTTCATCCGCTTTCTGCATGATGAGCTTTTTATTGATCAGATCCTGAATCGCAACCTTGGCAGGTGGATCATTTTCCTGAGCGGGCCAGGGCGAGACTTCCACCAAAGGTCCCTTCTCGACCTTGCTCTGCACTTCGCTGGCGGTGATGGCCTGACCATTCACTTCCGCCGCGAGCCGATCGATCAGCTGCTCCGCAGCCGGGGCCGTGGGAACGCTCAAAACCACGGGACTGCTCAGCAGCACCATAGCAGTGACAATATGACGCTTTAGAGCGCTCGTGAAGACTTGATTGGTATGGTGTTGAGAGCCATTTCTACCCATTTTTTATATTCCTCGTCCTCTCGCTTTTTCCTCAGGATATCCTGAATGCGCCCTTTGGCGGCTTCAAAGCCCAGATCGGCTTTGGGGAACTTTCGTTCTAGCATAATAATGTGGAAACCATAAGTTGACTTTAAGATTCCCTGGATTTCACCGGGCGCCATTTCAAAGGCCACATCGAAAACCGAGGGCATATCCGACTTGGCAAAAGGTCCAAGCCGGCCACCTTCCTTGGCCTCAGGCGAAATGGAAAGCTCGCGGGCTATGCTTTCGAAATTGCTCGTATTCACCCGAGCCCTGACTTTCTTCGCTTCGGATTCCGACGCCAAAACGATCTGGCGTATGGTGACCCGAGCGGGCTCATGAAATTCACTCTTGTGCGACTGATAATATTCCTTGAGTTCAGGCTCAGTCAGTTTGATATTCCCGGCAATCCGCTCCTTCATGTACTGATCCAGGATATCCTTCTCACAGAGCATGTTCTTCAGCTGATTGCGGGTTTTTTCATGAGCGAAAAGATCACCCTGCCCCTGCACGGTGCTGGTCCACTGCTCAAGGCAATGCATAAAGCGGCTCGGCTCGTTGATGTTGAATTGCTGATCCGAGGCAATGAACTGATAAAGAAGTTTGCGTTCGATGAGATCGGCCATGATCTTGTTATAAAGTTCAAAGATGGGCTTCTGCGGAGGCTGCGCTTCCCCGCTTCCCCCCTCCTGGCTTGGAGCGGCATTCAGCTGCTTCAAATAAAAATTGTATTCCCACTCGATATCCTGATGCGTGATCAGGTAGTCACCGACGTAAACGGTGAAATCAAGATCCTCAAGCGAGGCGTCCTGCGTCTGCTTGCCAAGGAAAAAGGTGCCTGTATGAAAGATCTTCCATGTGAAGTAACCCACCAGGAAACAGCCGATCCAGGCCCCCAAAATCACATAACGTTTCCTGAACATGGACCCTCCTTAGGCTTCCAGAGTCAAAGGCAAAAGAACCTCGATCAGGCGCTGCAGGTTCCCCCCATGAGGCACCTGTTTCAGATGAATCATCAAACGGAAATCCGCGGTCAGGCTCAGCGTGCCCGCATGCTTCTGCACGGCTTCGGTCAGACGTCTGATATGGTCCTCTTTAAGCTGCGCAAAACGCAATTCAAAGAGTCCCTCGCGAAGCTGCTGCAGCTGCTGCACGCGGAGTTTTCGCAGAATAACTTTGAGAGCAGCGACCTGGAACAGACACTGGGCCTCATCAGGCGGCGGTCCGAAGCGATCCCGCGACTGCTGCACAAGGCTCTCCACTTCCGCCACATCCCGCGCACTGAAAAGCGTCTTGTAAAGCCAAAGGCGCTGTTTCTCTTCGGCGACATAAGCCGCCGGCAGCGAGGCCGAAACCGGCAGTTTGATTTCCGGATCGATCTCGGGCTCGATATCCCGCCCCCGCAGCGAATCCATTTCCTTTTCCAAAAGCTCCATATACATATCAAAGCCAACATCCGCGATGTGGCCGGACTGCTCGCCACCCAAAAGATTGCCCGTGCCGCGCAGCTCCATATCGTAGCTGGCAATCTGAAAGCCGACTCCCAGCTCCTGATGGGCTGCCAGGATCTCAAGCCGCCGCCGCGCATCATCACGATCCGCCAGAGCCCCTCTGGTCAGAAACCAGGCATAGGACTGCCGGCTGGAACGCCCCACCCGACCGCGCATCTGATAAAGCTGGGCCAGCCCGAATCTATCGGCGTTGTTGATGATGATGGTGTTGACGTTCGGCATATCGATTCCGGATTCGATAATGGTCGTGCAAAGCAGGACCTTATACTTCTGCTGAATGAAATCTATTATAACCGATTCCACGTTGTTTTCCTGCATCTGACCGTGGGCGATCGCTATACTCACGCCGGGCAGCAGTCTTTCCAGGAAATTTTTCACCTCGGCAATGTCCTGGACGCGGTTATGGACGAAGAAGACCTGACCGCCGCGGGATACTTCCTGTTCAATGGCTTTTTTGATCAGCTCGTCCTCGAAGGGCGCGATATAGGTCCGAATCGCAAGACGCTCGGTGGGCGGGGTTGCGATGACCGAAATATCCCGTATCCCGAGCAGCGACATATGCAGCGAGCGCGGAATGGGTGTGGCCGTCAGAGTCAGGACATCACAGGAGGCCTTGATGTTTTTGATAGCTTCCTTATGCCCGACACCAAAACGCTGCTCCTCATCGACAACGAGGAGTCCGAGGCGGCTCGGCTTCACATCCTTCGAAAGCAGCCGATGCGTTCCGATCAGGATATCCAGCTTCCCTTCATTAAAGGACGTGATCGTCTGCTTCATCTGTCCGGCCGGGACGAAGCGATTGGCAACGCCCACTTCGATTCCATAGTTTTTACAGCGGGCCTTGAAGGTCTCGTAATGCTGATAACTCAAAAGCGTGGTCGGGGCCAGGACCATCACCTGCCCTCCGTCCAAAGCCACCCGCATGGCGGCGCGCAGGGCGACCTCGGTCTTGCCGAAGCCGACATCACCGCAGACAAGGCGATCCATCGGCTGTTCCGACGAAAGGTCGTTATTCACCTCATCAATGGCCTTTTGCTGGTCGGAGGTTTCCACATAAGGGAAATCCGCTTCAAACTGATAATAAACATCCGTGGGCGGACTGAAGGGATCGCGCTTTTCCAATTTCCGCTGGGCATAGATCTTAAGAAGCTGATCCGCCATATCCCGAATGGCTTTGCGGGCCTTGGCCTTGCGCTTCTGCCAGCCTGAAGACTGGAGCTTATCCACGGACGGCTGCAGCTCTTCATCAATCTTGCTCGCATAGCGCTGCAGAAGATTCAGGCGGTGAACCGGCAGATAGAGGCGATCCTGATCCGCATACTCCAGAATCAGAAAATCCGTCTTCACACCCGCGACTTCCATGGTCCGCATTCCGATGTAGCGACCGATTCCATGATCGACGTGAACAACAAGGCTTCCGGGCTCGATATCGTTGAAGGATTTAAAGGCGTTGGCGGCGGACTTGGGCTTTCTTTTGGGGACCTGGTAGTTCTCGCTGAAGATCTGATGCTCCGGCAGGATCAGTAGGCCTTCGCGTTCCTCCCAGATCATCTGCGGTGTGTTTCCCACCGCTATCGCGACCGCATGCTTCCACCTGGGTCTTGATTCCAGGCTTTCCACGCCCTTTTCCGTGAGTATGGAAAAGGGAATGTGATGATGCTGCAAAACGCTCTTCATGCGCAGAATATGTTCTTCCTGCCGAACCAGGATCAGAGCCTGGCGGGCGGCATTCGGGAAATCGGCCAGACGCTCCATCCAAAAATTCACGCTGGCCTTTTCCGTGGCGGCCGGAGGCACAAGATCGGTGGGAAGAAGACTCGCAAGACGCCAGGTCTCGACCCCTTGCCTTTCGCTCAGAAGGCCCCATTCGATCGAAGAGGGAGCGGCCTCCAGTTTCGCCTGGAATCGTTCCATGGAAAGAAAATGTTCATGCGGATCAAAGGATGGCCGCTTCGCCAAACGATCATCCTGGTATTCGGCCTGGATTTTCTGCAGAAACTGCTGCAGCCTTTCCTGGCAGACATCAAGCGAATCGACAAAGACCAGTCGATCCTTCGCTCGCATGAAATCCAAAAGGCAGGCCCCGCGACGCTCCCGAAAGACGGGCAAAAAGAGCGGAATTTCGCCAATCGCATGCCCTGCGGCAAAGGCATCCACAAGACCCTGGCGATCAGATGTATGCAAATCCTGATCGAGCAAAGCCTCATAAAGTTTCTGAGCATCGGCCGCCCGCCGCTCCCTGGGCAGGACCTCCTCCCACACCGGAGCGAGCCAAAAACCCTCATGGTGGTCTTCCGAAAGTTGGGTCTCGGTCGCGAAACGCCGAATGCTGATCAAAGTGTCAGCCATGAATTCAAGGCGCATGGGGCCTTCGGCAGCGGGACTGAAAACATCCAAAAGCATCCCACGCACTGCAAACTGCCCGGCTTCCTCGACCTGGGCCACCTGCCGATATCCCTGCTCCAGAAGGCGGCTGATCAGGGCATCCACGTCGTATTCCTGCTCTTTTTCCAGATAAAGCAGAGCTTCCTGCAGCTGCTGGGGATCACTGGTTTCCTGCACGAGCCCGGCGAATGAAACAAGACAGAGTCTAAGGCGCTGCCGCGTGGAAAGAAGTCCCGAGAGTACACGCATACGTTGATGACGAAGATCACTTTGATTGGCATGACGCTGCAGGCCCCAGAGCGAAAGGGCCTGAACGCTTGGGATATCGTCCTCCAGCTTGCAGTTGACCCGCAAGACTTCCTGCCACTCATGCAGACGCTTCGGATCCGCGACGACAAGAATAAGGCACGCATCGTCGCTCTTTTGCGAACTTTGATAGTGATGCGCCAGAGCCGAAGCCAGCCAACACTTTTGCCCTTCCTGCAAACCCATGATCTGCAGCTTTTTCCGCAGCTGTTCGGGAGCCAAAAGGCTGTCGTAAAGACTTGATATACTCGAATGCACTTGCACCTGATTCACACCTTGTCGTGCGTACTTTGAAAAAAACCCCGAGGGCTCCAGCACCGCTACTTGAGACACCTCAAGAAATACTATAGAAGTCTAAACAAGAAATTTCACCCTCCGCGTATCGCACAGAGTGCAATCCCTATGAGGACACGATGGAAACAAAAGGCAAGGTCATAGCGAACAAACGTCTACTGGTTGCCAACCGGGGCGAGATTGCCATCCGCATCTTTCGCGCCGCCACCGAACTGAACATGCGAACCGTGGCCCTTTATAGCCACGAGGATCGCTTTTCCGTCCATCGCTTCAAGGCCGACGAGGCTTATAAAGTCGGCAAAAAAGGGGACCCGCTGGGCGCGTACTTGAACTGGCAGGAAATCATCGAACTCGCTGTCGAGAAAAACATCGACTTCATTCACCCAGGCTATGGTTTTCTATCTGAAAACGCTGATTTCGCCAAGGCCTGTGCCGACGCCGGGATACTCTTTTGTGGTCCGTCAGCGCACGTCTTGAATCTTTTCGGGGATAAGCTGGCAGCCAAGCAGGTTGCCAGGGAATCCGGCGTGGCTGTTATCCCCGGGACCGAGCAGCCCGTGGAAACCCTGGAGGAGGCCCGCCGCTTCTGTGCCGAGATCGGTTATCCTGTGACCCTCAAGGCTTTGTCCGGAGGCGGAGGCAAAGGCATCCGAGCGGTGAAAAACGAAGATGAGCTGGTCGAGGCCTTTCAAAGAGCCCGCTCGGAAGCGATGAGTTCCTTCGGCCGTTCTGAGGTGTATCTGGAAAAAAATGTGCAGCACGCCAAGCATATCGAGGTCCAGATCGCAGGTGATAAGACAGGGCAGATCATTCACCTTTATGAACGGGATTGTTCGGTCCAAAGACGTCATCAGAAAGTGGTCGAGGTCGCCCCGGCCCTGGGCATCAGCAGCAAAACCCGCGAGGCGCTGCTGAAGGATGCGGTGAAAATCGGTCAGCACGTGAATTACGTGGGTGTCGGCACGGTGGAATTTCTGGTCGGTGAAGACGGTCAGCATTATTTCCTGGAAGTGAACCCACGCATTCAGGTCGAACATACCGTCACCGAGATGATCACCGGCGTCGACCTTCTGCAGATGTCGATCATGCTCCCTGCGGGTCGCAGCATGAATCACCCGACCATGAGCATCCGCTCGCAGGACGATGTGCGGCAGCGCGGGGTTGCGATTCAGTGCCGTGTGACGTCGGAAAACCCTTCGAAAAACTTTGCGCCTGATACGGGCGTGATCCTTGCCTATAGACCGG
This window of the Oligoflexus sp. genome carries:
- a CDS encoding SurA N-terminal domain-containing protein, which gives rise to MGRNGSQHHTNQVFTSALKRHIVTAMVLLSSPVVLSVPTAPAAEQLIDRLAAEVNGQAITASEVQSKVEKGPLVEVSPWPAQENDPPAKVAIQDLINKKLIMQKADELDIEVTEEALNEEIKSFLARRNLTREQLMEALGQQGMTYDQYREDFRTQMIINQFQGREILPQVKITDRDVQSFYLRNSGTMAENIRLTLRQLQIAVPPGAVDAVKAGKKQLVEKVYQEIEGGMPFEKAVKIYSDNESARENGGLMPQVFLKDLAPLFQNAIRELEEGRYTRPIETPMGYSIFYVAKREFSGSDEYVKLKPQLENQLRQEEMNKLLSKWLETQRRRSDIKLKDNA
- a CDS encoding peptidylprolyl isomerase, with protein sequence MFRKRYVILGAWIGCFLVGYFTWKIFHTGTFFLGKQTQDASLEDLDFTVYVGDYLITHQDIEWEYNFYLKQLNAAPSQEGGSGEAQPPQKPIFELYNKIMADLIERKLLYQFIASDQQFNINEPSRFMHCLEQWTSTVQGQGDLFAHEKTRNQLKNMLCEKDILDQYMKERIAGNIKLTEPELKEYYQSHKSEFHEPARVTIRQIVLASESEAKKVRARVNTSNFESIARELSISPEAKEGGRLGPFAKSDMPSVFDVAFEMAPGEIQGILKSTYGFHIIMLERKFPKADLGFEAAKGRIQDILRKKREDEEYKKWVEMALNTIPIKSSRAL
- a CDS encoding DUF2271 domain-containing protein gives rise to the protein MQSSHKLSRVIYCLLLGTLLSCSNETRPNPDQVTRRAAEAVQAPVPNTGDPASNESPQTTTQDPGSPASPVAPQGQAPTMATNVAATGKVVVDFTPVAPVPAGRYAPSNIMAVFVTDANNTLVRTLFATPSGPRAMYLRRWQKLTGTQLDGFTGATLTAVAKPPVDKLSWDMKNRAGVIVPNGNYKLWFEIATDNIPALAADVTNAALSNALPIDTARGYKNLIVPIVVGPAGSNKTDTTNQAFTNVSIVHTP
- the mfd gene encoding transcription-repair coupling factor; translated protein: MNQVQVHSSISSLYDSLLAPEQLRKKLQIMGLQEGQKCWLASALAHHYQSSQKSDDACLILVVADPKRLHEWQEVLRVNCKLEDDIPSVQALSLWGLQRHANQSDLRHQRMRVLSGLLSTRQRLRLCLVSFAGLVQETSDPQQLQEALLYLEKEQEYDVDALISRLLEQGYRQVAQVEEAGQFAVRGMLLDVFSPAAEGPMRLEFMADTLISIRRFATETQLSEDHHEGFWLAPVWEEVLPRERRAADAQKLYEALLDQDLHTSDRQGLVDAFAAGHAIGEIPLFLPVFRERRGACLLDFMRAKDRLVFVDSLDVCQERLQQFLQKIQAEYQDDRLAKRPSFDPHEHFLSMERFQAKLEAAPSSIEWGLLSERQGVETWRLASLLPTDLVPPAATEKASVNFWMERLADFPNAARQALILVRQEEHILRMKSVLQHHHIPFSILTEKGVESLESRPRWKHAVAIAVGNTPQMIWEEREGLLILPEHQIFSENYQVPKRKPKSAANAFKSFNDIEPGSLVVHVDHGIGRYIGMRTMEVAGVKTDFLILEYADQDRLYLPVHRLNLLQRYASKIDEELQPSVDKLQSSGWQKRKAKARKAIRDMADQLLKIYAQRKLEKRDPFSPPTDVYYQFEADFPYVETSDQQKAIDEVNNDLSSEQPMDRLVCGDVGFGKTEVALRAAMRVALDGGQVMVLAPTTLLSYQHYETFKARCKNYGIEVGVANRFVPAGQMKQTITSFNEGKLDILIGTHRLLSKDVKPSRLGLLVVDEEQRFGVGHKEAIKNIKASCDVLTLTATPIPRSLHMSLLGIRDISVIATPPTERLAIRTYIAPFEDELIKKAIEQEVSRGGQVFFVHNRVQDIAEVKNFLERLLPGVSIAIAHGQMQENNVESVIIDFIQQKYKVLLCTTIIESGIDMPNVNTIIINNADRFGLAQLYQMRGRVGRSSRQSYAWFLTRGALADRDDARRRLEILAAHQELGVGFQIASYDMELRGTGNLLGGEQSGHIADVGFDMYMELLEKEMDSLRGRDIEPEIDPEIKLPVSASLPAAYVAEEKQRLWLYKTLFSARDVAEVESLVQQSRDRFGPPPDEAQCLFQVAALKVILRKLRVQQLQQLREGLFELRFAQLKEDHIRRLTEAVQKHAGTLSLTADFRLMIHLKQVPHGGNLQRLIEVLLPLTLEA